A window of the Lactuca sativa cultivar Salinas chromosome 7, Lsat_Salinas_v11, whole genome shotgun sequence genome harbors these coding sequences:
- the LOC122194982 gene encoding uncharacterized protein LOC122194982 translates to MHHQLRQRGSRPLTMVVCHPGQNFTRMCFFLIMMQLRVFYFCSFSKVCKTWRSFALSNTNIFMESRPPLLIVISLEDDKKDGDKEKNYCCMRDFEKRNYETNIPLPSCVNDFGLTCGYLMLFKNACHDFWLVNPITRHQLHFPACRLYGDDHPDKGILVFSPSISRWVFLILFGSTSKISFYIEGKRGWNHVSSTLPIFDLHAFNGKIYTLHTGCCLFELRLLPNPKFTFLITKNFPEPDMKTPEFVNSVENLCIIDRSSEALNKEVVKLDFGEMKWVNNTRICVFC, encoded by the coding sequence ATGCATCATCAACTCAGACAAAGAGGGTCAAGACCTCTGACAATGGTGGTGTGTCACCCTGGTCAAAACTTCACCAGGATGTgcttttttttaattatgatgCAACTGCgagttttttatttttgttcattTAGCAAAGTCTGCAAGACATGGAGGTCATTCGCACTATCTAACACGAACATTTTTATGGAGTCCAGACCACCCTTGTTGATAGTTATCTCTCTTGAAGATGACAAAAAAGATGGTGACAAAGAGAAAAATTACTGCTGCATGCGGGATTTTGAAAAAAGAAACTATGAAACCAACATTCCCCTTCCTTCTTGTGTTAATGATTTTGGATTAACTTGTGGTTACTTGATGTTGTTCAAGAATGCATGCCACGACTTCTGGCTTGTGAATCCCATCACACGACATCAACTTCATTTCCCTGCATGTCGTTTATATGGCGATGATCATCCAGACAAAGGTATTCTTGTCTTTTCACCTTCAATATCTAGGTGGGTGTTCCTTATTTTATTTGGTTCCACCAGTAAAATATCCTTTTACATAGAAGGTAAACGGGGATGGAATCATGTCTCCTCGACTCTCCCCATCTTTGATTTACATGCATTCAATGGGAAGATATATACACTACACACCGGTTGTTGTTTATTTGAATTACGACTCCTTCCCAACCCCAAATTTACGTTCCTCATAACCAAGAATTTTCCAGAGCCAGATATGAAAACTCCAGAATTTGTAAATTCAGTTGAAAATCTTTGTATCATTGATCGCTCTTCGGAAGCTTTGAACAAGGAGGTTGTGAAACTAGATTTTGGTGAAATGAAATGGGTGAACAATACGAGAATATGCGTTTTTTGTTAG